TTCCATTGGTTGAAGTAGCCAGAGTAGTTAATTAGTGTATGGGTCGGCAGGTGAAATTGTGACAAAAGCTGCAAGATCTAGCTTGCAAGCACGTAGGGATTTTGAATGTCGGTGGCAAGCATTGACTGATTACACATGAATGCGCGCCTTCGTGTGCTTCAAcatggataatatttttataggatgaatttattttatgttttatgtctttttttattaatttttagaacATGCAGAGCAATCCCATTTATCACCCGAGTCAGCAGTTTATGGTATTCTTGAACTGGTTATTGGCTGTGAGCAATGTATGTGTATGGTGAATTTGTATCAATAAGGACCATGGCTGCTCCCTGCTCAGCATGGTGCTCCACATGTTTCTGGTTAGCAGTGTTGTTGGGCAAATAATGCCGCAATGGCAACAAATGCTTTAATCTCCTGTCCTATGTTAGCTACTACTTGCATGTAAGAGAATCATACGATCGAGAACCAGAGGAAGCTACAGAACCTGATGGTTCCTTCGGTGTTGCTGGTAGTTAAAACAACATCATGTGTCGTGAAACAAAAACTTGAAGCTCCACGACAATTGATTGTGTCTCGACATATTTTCTCAAATGTACAGGTTCGTTAATTACTTGTTAGGATCCTTGAGAACAAGACCATGTAATGTGATGTTGTTTGCCCATTGGTACGTTAACTTGGGGTCATGTGTCCTAGTGATTGGCcaaatcttgttttctttttgcttgCTTCTTTTTTAGGTATTTGATTCGCATATAGTACTATGGTTGCTTGTTCTTGTTAGTGATTCTTCAGGAAAATATTAACTGTCGTTGGAGCTGGGATCGGAGAGACTTAGTCGCAATGCATTTTCACTGAATCATTGAAAAACGAAAAAACTCTTCCAAATAATGCTTGAGGTGCTCTGAATTGCTATCGTTACCTCAGTCGGGTCTCCTTATAAATAagaccaaaagaaaaaacattttcacaAATTAGAGCTAAACAACTCTTGATTGGAATCAAAGAAACATTTTCACATCGattaatatcaaattgattgcaatatttatttctgtttttgaagATCCCACCAGAGCACCTTCGATTTTTAATAAGCAATGAACTAGATCATAATTATTCTCTCGACCAGACAAATTCCCAGATTTCTGTATTATCTCTTCTCACGTAAAGTATTATCAAATACAATCTTGTCGAGGTCTTTTTGCTCAACAAATATACCCAACAAGTAACTACCCTTTCGGGCCTTCATTTATATGTAATATACAATGTAGTACAATTGGACTTCCATCTGGGCTGTGTAAGAAACTACACCAGATTCTAAGATTATGTTGGGCTTTGATTCGTTTGCTGTCGAGGTGTTCCAAATAGCCTTAGGCACCATGGAATGGGTCGAAGCCCCATAGATCCTTGATTACATGATCATACAAGCTTGTCAATAATTAAGTCATTCCAATCATGGAAAGGTAAATAGCTTACGCAAAATCcagcaattctatatatatacaagtatggcaATTTAATAGATTATGTTTTTGAGTAAGTTGgaattctataataataataaaaaaaaaacaggcaaAATAAACCATTCAAGCCATGTAGACTATGCTTGAGAAATCTTATGGTATTTTAGAAGTaactatttatatttaatatttaagagagatagacacaagaagaaaagagacaTAAGAgacagaaataaaaatatatatatatatttttcagtataaatgaaaatatctttatgtttggtaaattttataattaattttttctttcatcatcTTCTATTTCTCTTCAAAATAGATTTAAGGAGTAACCTCAAAATTCCCATCCAAGCACcttgaaaaacatgttaattattttcatttatgtaCATCATCAAATATATCTAACATTTTGGGATTTCATTTTTAGGGACGAAAAAGACTGCTGAAAGCATTCGTTTTGGTTGTCTTTCACTATAGACGAAGTAATAACTTTGAGTAGTTTTGTTTGTGAAGTTGTATTTgtgctttgaaaaaaataagtttaaaaaatatatgattagttggatttagatatatgtttagtaaaaattatgattgaggTTTATGTGCagcaaaaaacatgtaaaaaatatttggtagtTGTGTGGTTGCagttaatttgaaacaaagaaaaaaaataaaaaattatcaaattgttttaaaattatttttgaaacgcaaaaatatATAGTGTTTTACaaaactcagttaaaaaaacatgtaaaaaatactTCACAAAAACTAcgttttaaacttaattttttagtaagCCCCACAATATAAAACACAGTTGCTACAGTTATCAAATACCTCACTATGTTTTTTACACCGTAAACATAAAACAGGTGCAAAACAAACACACCCTTGTCAGAAGCTCTCACCGCAAATTAATTTTTCCACTAATTGATATCCCAATTCAAAGAGTTTCACATCCTCTTCCAGCTAGTTTGCTCTGTGGACTACAATTGTGCACGTCCCTTGTCTTTATTCCTTCGATCTAGGCCAGTTCCTTCACTTCATGCTAGCTCGacttcatttcataaaatacCAACGTCTTATCTAGATGTTGATGTTTTACTTGTTTACTTTGGACTTTATTCTATAATTAGGTGTGAAAAAGCTATCGTTGTATTATTGTGTCTTGATTCCTTTCATATCATAGCCATGCTATAATTCATGTTTgaagatttataatttatcaataatgaagtttttaaattaaatttatttaacttgTTCAATCCTGATAATCCATCTACTCAAAACCTGATATGAATCGGGTTATTTTAAGagaaattcttaaaattttatatccaaaacaatataaatttattttatttaataatttataattaacctTAAACACTAAACCAATTTcaactagtttaattttgtatattatCTTAGTATCTTACCTCAACTTATTATATGTGGTTTCTATTCTCTTACTTTGAGCACCTAATTATAAACCTTTAACGTTAAATTCGAGCTTGAGAATTTTCTTCtgtacaaaacaaatcatgatcaACCTTAATTATTATCCATCTCTAAAATCTCTACACGAAGTTCTAGCTTCATTTATCCAAAGCCAAAAATATATGTGGAAAACAAGAAGAGGAAGAGTACAAGTCTTGAAAATGAGCCCCATACATTGAACCATCCCCGCATGATATTGAATAATGAGTGTCCTTCACTCACTCCTTTAGATACATCAATGGCTATGCACGCTTCGATGGGATGCAGACGATCTCTGTGTGAAAGACTGGACTTGTGGTACCATGGAACAGCCTGTTGCTTGGAGGTGTTTGCCTCTGGTTAATCTACTCCAGaataaactctctctctctctctctctctctctctctctctctctgaactCTTTATTCCTTTGGATGCCGAAGGGCCCCTCGAGTGGAATTATTTGATTCCTAAAATTGACCGCTCTCCCGAACACTATTATTTTTGCCGACCATCATTTAAGATGGCCTGGATGCACTCTATTGGAGTCGTACCCATCTCCCTTGGTGCCTTATATTTACTGGCGTGAGAAAAGCACAGTTTTTAAAGCAGTCGGCCATCCCATGGTGGAAGGGAAAACTCAAAACTCCAAGGAATTATGTCCCCAAAAAACTTTATATGGTTCTAGAAATTTATGGGTAAATTGTATTTATCCATCTCCGATCATCATGATTGTaatgatgcaattaaacaattACCGCATAGTTTTCACATTTCATTTGGAGTCGGAATTATTGGTGGCAATGTCACGTCTCCCTCGTAGCCGAACAATAAGCTAAACTGAACAaacatatagtttaaaaaagaaattagattaGCCCgagttttttattagattatattatataagtttttttctattttattttataaattttagtccATATTAAATCTCGGATCAACTCACTAGACCAGTATAGTTTTATAACAAAGATTTTAatcaatggttttttatttattttcgttGTGATTTTAATCCTTGAAACATAGGAGGGTGTTGTTGgattgatataatatttttttgtctaatcTTATCAAGTTTAATCATTAAATATCATATACAAAtcacatttttttcattaaaacattAAAGATTATAAAAGGCTATAAAACCATGAAGGGTTGATTTTttacatgataatttttaacttgttataaataatgcttaatatttttattttcttgaccaattttataagaaatcaTACATAAGTTACATGTTATTTAACAAAGAATATAGATAGAAAGTGATGAAAAAGGAGTCAATCAAAACATTTATAACTTTAAGagttgaaataataaataaatgagaaaatctTAGTCAAAACCACCTCCAATTCATGAGGTGTTTGCATGAATTAGCCTAAATCAAGTGCCTTTGACAATAGACCAAATACTTCACTTTCCATTTCACCTGTTGTACAGTGTGATAGCATCCCATCCTCTGTGCCCCCTCTTTTGGTTATTTGCTATTCCTTAATTTCTTGCTTACAACATCAATCAGTACCGTTTGATTCAGAAATTGAAACTTCCATGCTTGTTGACTGTTGTCTGCGCAAAAGCCCTATGGAACCCCACCCTCTCTCCCCCCTTCTACCAAACCCGACCAAATACTTCACTTTCCATTTCACCTGTTGTACAGTGTGATAGCATCCCATCCTCTGTGCCCCCTCTTTTGGTTATTTGCTATTCCTTAATTTCTTGCTTACAACATCAATCAGTACCGTTTGATTCAGAAATTGAAACTTCCATGCTTGTTGACTGTTGTCTGCGCAAAAGCCCTATGGAACCCCACCCTCTCTCCCCCCTTCTACCAAACCCATAGCTTTCCCCTCTTCTCTGAAACTATGATGGTGTGGTTTTTTCTTAGCTGTCATACTAGGCCTAGCCCGGCGAGTGAATCCATTGACTTAAACACTCGATAGAGGTTTAGGGTCCACAGTGCCTACCTTTActtcttgtttattttcaaaCCAGTACGCGTGCATGGCTCTTCAGAGTCCCATTTCTTGCATGaccttgtcttttttttcttcatccacCAACCATGGTTTTCATTTCCATGGCTCCAATGGCGGGACATCCAGTGCATAAATGTACCCACCCTATTGTTAAGAGTCTCCCAGTAGCACCCATTCGAATTACATCAGCATGGCGACTTGCTCTACGAACACATTATAACACATTTGGAAAAGATGTTTCAATAGAAGTAAAGAAAGAACAAATCACTTATTAATCAATCATACTATCTTACAAAACAAAACCTGAAAGAGGACAACATGAGCAAGATATCAAACATGGAGGACATGTTTATCTGACTTCGTTTTCCCCTCCTTTTTACAACAGTACTAAAAAACCCCAAGCCCTCCTTCCTCCATGATTATAAACCCTTGTTACAGTCCCTAGTGGTGGCGGTGGCTGTGGTGCAGGCACTCCAGAGGAGTGACTGGGAACCTAGCAGTGTCGCTGCAGTAGTCGTAGACCATGTGGTTAGCCTTAACCCACAAAAGCTGATGGCTCTGGTGCGCGTTGAGCTCAGACAACGTAGGTTCATCCCACCAGTACCTTTTCTCACCACTGCTGCTACATTTCTTAGCATTATCAGCCGCAGCTACTGATACTGGACACTCACATGCATCAATTTCAAATCCTTTATAGGAGGCAACAAAGGGTGCATGACTCCAATCAGTCTTGACACGGCCACCTTGTGTAGCCCAATCATCTGCATTCCATATTGAGCTATATACACCCATGGCTTGGTCCTTTGGAAAAGGAATTCCTTTGTTTTCCATATTGGTATGCAATCTAATTGGGGTCTCGTCCACTAGAAACCTGTAAACAAACCAATGAGGGACAAAATTAGCTTATATTCAACACAGTAACTTGTTATCCTCCAAATGCTAgattaacaaataattaatccaattttttttccaatttaggTTTTGCTTAAACAATATTGGTTTTTTAACCATGAACTCAGATTTAGTTTCAATAAAGCCAAGATGAGCACCATCAGGAAACATACAAGAACTTCAAATCACACTACAGCACCAGTTGTATTGTATGTACGGAACCAACTACATGCCAAGAACCATTAAAACACCATTTGACCCTTTGGCACATATATTCCAAGATTCGGTCCCCTTTTAGGGGTTAGGTTTTTTGTGCTATTTTGTCCTGTGAAAACACCAGTGACATCCACTAGTCACACATAACTTTCAAGCACCAAAGGGCATGACCTCAGACATACAGAACAGAACAACACTGAGGTATTCCGTATCCCTTCAAGCAAAACAAGCAACAGTACCCTGATGCATGCAGTGTTGCTACAGAACTGATCATACTGCTATTACCTTTTTAAGTGACAAGGTAGCAGTCTTTGCCTGGCATGCCACTTAATCTTCAGTGAATAAGCAACATGCCCCAAATATTCACAGATCCCTATGTTTATGTCATGCATGCAATAATGCAGATCTTGATATAGCAAGTTATGCATGTCTGTGAGCagtaaacatatatattatagtATACAGACTAAAGGAAACTATCTTTTGTGAGAAAGTGATGGGGCTTACACAACTTGGCGCTGGTTCCAAAGTAAGGAGTAAGAATGGAAATCCTTGGTAGGGTCAAACCAAAGGTTCAGTCTTTGTTCTTTGTTACCTACGCCATTAACATATACATTGGTTTGAACCAAGTAAGGTTCTCCTGTGGTGTTGCCAAGAAACTCAAAATCGAACTCGTTGTGATATGGACCCTCAGATGACATCTGTTTCATCGAAAGATCAAAACTTTAGACAAAACCCTCAAGTAAAATGTCAATGTCAACACTAtaatatacaattaaataaaattgatgcaCACTGTTTACAGTTTGACAAGtaatatacaattaaataaaattgatgcaCACTGTTTACAGTTTGACAAGTACTACACTCAAcatccaaaattaaaatcttCTGACTTTCACCAAGGTTAAAAGTTCAAACCAATGAGAgcaattaattattgtttgtgtgtgtgtgtgtgtgtgtgtgttggggggggggggggggtactAAGCTAATAAAAGCAAGATAACGTAGACTAACAAGAAATTCAGGAGACATAAAATTAGCGGGTAGATACTTCTGCTAGTGACTCAGTACGTGCATCTAATGAAGGCAAATGAATCCTAGATTAAACTGTCCGCATATCAGAAAATTTTTCTTGAGTGTATTGCATGAAATAGGTGAAACATTATTGAATGGGGACAAACAAAGGTCATGGTCATGGGGTAATCCAGCTACGCAACAATCAATTTTATCTTAAGAGGATAAAAAAAGGGTAACAATTGCTTGAATATACTCACATAGAAAGCAGTAACAGTTCCAGCAGAATCACCCTCAACAAGCTTGATTTGTACTGTTACTTTTCCAAACATATACTTGCTTTTGGATTGAAATCCAGCACCTGAAAAGGAATTCCATTAGTCTGTGAATGCTGAGAAGCCAATCCCTCAAAGAaaccaaacacacacacacacatttgtGGCTAAAATGTGTTCATTGACATGATAGCATTGGAAGAAAACTACTGTACAGTAACAGAACCAATGGGACATTCCAGACCAGAATCATTCTCTTCTTTATAAAGAAAAGGTCTTACGAAGACCACAAAGATGGCGCAGCACTGGAGCTTGCTGGATTGAATCAAAGTTTCAAACTTTGTGCATAGAAAACTATAAAGTTTCAACCTTCGCAAGTAAAACAACGTTTATTTACCAGAATAATTATCAAGCTTGAGCCTGAGAAGCTCTCCTTCATAAGCAAAGTGATCAAGAGCCCAGCTTGGTTGAAAGAGCT
This genomic interval from Populus nigra chromosome 11, ddPopNigr1.1, whole genome shotgun sequence contains the following:
- the LOC133668449 gene encoding xyloglucan endotransglucosylase protein 6-like, which produces MAVSVFKMLGFFVGFFLIVGLVSSAKFDELFQPSWALDHFAYEGELLRLKLDNYSGAGFQSKSKYMFGKVTVQIKLVEGDSAGTVTAFYMSSEGPYHNEFDFEFLGNTTGEPYLVQTNVYVNGVGNKEQRLNLWFDPTKDFHSYSLLWNQRQVVFLVDETPIRLHTNMENKGIPFPKDQAMGVYSSIWNADDWATQGGRVKTDWSHAPFVASYKGFEIDACECPVSVAAADNAKKCSSSGEKRYWWDEPTLSELNAHQSHQLLWVKANHMVYDYCSDTARFPVTPLECLHHSHRHH